CGTGGACCTGTGCGTGATCGGGGCGCAGAAGGCGATGGGCGGGCCCGCGGGGGTGTCGGCGGTGTCGGTGAGCGAGCGGGCGTGGACGCGGATGGCGGCGAATCCCCGGGCGCCGCGCCGGTCGTATCTGTCGCTGCTCGACTGGAAGGAGCGGTGGATCGACGGCGGGCGCCGGGCACTGCTGCACGCCCCGGCCCAGTTGGAGATGCTGGCGCTTCAGGCGTGTGTGGAGCGGATCGAGGCGGACGGTCTGGACACCGTGATGGCCCGGCACGCGGGTGCCGCCGCGGCGACGCGGGCGGGCGCGTCGGCGCTGGGCGGCGGGCTGGAGCCGTATGTGTACGAGGCCGCGGACGCGGCGCCGGTGGCCACGACGCTGCGGGCGCCGGCGGGGGTGGTGGCGTCCGAGCTGGTGTCGCGGGCGCTGGCGTCGGATCCCGCGCTGCCGCTGGCCGCGGGCGGGGGCGCGCTGGCCAAGGAGATGATCCGGGTGAACCACTACGGCGTCGACGCGACGCGGGGAGCGGTCCGGGCGAGTCTGGTGGCACTGGGGGCGGCGCTCGCCGAGAAGGGGCTGGAAGTGGACCTGGACGGGGCCCGGCGGGCGGCCGAGGCCGCCTGGGTGTAGTTGTCAGTGCGCCGTGCCATGCTCGCCCCATGACGTCCAACACATCCCTCACCCTCCCCGACGGTCGCCCCATCCCCCTCATGACCGGCGACGAACTCCCCATGCTCCAGAGTTGGTTGGCCTTTCACCGGGCCACGCTCCAGCTGAAGTGCGCGGGGCTGGACGACACTCAGGTGCGGCTGGCGTCCGTCGAGCCGTCCTCGCTCACCCTCCTCGGGCTCGTGCAGCATCTCGCCGAGATCGAACGGAACTGGTTCCAGCGGGTGTTCGCCGGGCTGGACGTGCCGCCGGTGTTCGGGGAGGAGAGCGGGTATGTCCTGGACCCCGACCGCGGGCTGGACGAGGCGCTCACGGTGTGGCGGCGGGAGGTCGCCCGGAGTGAAGAGCTGATCGCCGGGCGGTCGCTCGACGACACCGGGCGGATGGTGGACGAGCCCGTGGCCGGTCTGGAGGTCAGCCTGCGGTGGGTGCTGATCCACATGATCGAGGAGTACGCCCGGCACAACGGCCATGCGGACCTGCTGCGGGAGCGGATCGACGGAGTGACCGGAGCCTGAATTCGGCATTGAATTCCGGGATTATCGGCCTGCCATTCGAGAATTCAATCGAGAGCAGCTTCCCGTATTCTTCTGCCCGCTTTCCCCCGACCTAAACACAAAGATTTCGCGAACACCAACCGGTGCGTTTCGGGCAGATCTCGCGAGGGTTGCATGGTTGTGACGCGTTACACATCACCGTCGATTTGCCCGTTATGCGCAGGTCAAATCGCACCAAACCCCTCACTTCCATGCATCCGCTCACGCCCGCGCGATAACACATGAACCGCCGACACGTAACCCCGTCCGGCCATGCAATTCGGATTTTCCCTCGGTAAATTCAATTCGCATGACTGCCGCACAAGCAGACTTGCACGCAGACCTGCACATCGACCGTCCGGCGGTGTCGGACGGCGCCGCGCTCTGGCGAATCGCCAGAGACTCGGGGAAGCTCGACCTCAACTCCTCGTACAGCTATCTGCTGTGGTGCCGTGACTTCGCCGGTACGTCGGCCGTGGCGCGCGCCGCCGACGGAAGGCCCGTCGGCTTCGTCACCGGGTATGTGCGGCCCGAGCGCCCGCGGACCCTGCTGGTGTGGCAGGTGGCCGTCGACTCCGAGCACCGGGGACAGGGGCTGGCCGCCCGGCTGCTGGACGGGCTCACCGCGCGCGTCGCGGCCGAGCGCCCGCTGACCGACGTCGAGACCACCATCACGCCGGGCAACACCGCGTCCGAGCGGCTCTTCACCTCGTACGCCGAACGCCACGGTGCGCGCGTCGAGCGTGAAGTCCTGTTCGAGGCGGGGCAGTTCCCCGACGGTCCGCACGATCCCGAAGTGCTGTACCGCATCGGGCCCCTGTCCCTCTGACCTCCCCCACACTCTTACGCTTCGAGGAGCGATTCGTCGTGACCATCACCCAGCCCGACCTCAGCGTCTTCGAGACCCTGGAGTCCGAGGTACGCAGCTACTGCCGCGGCTGGCCCACCGTCTTCGACCGCGCGCAGGGCAGCCGTATGTACGACGAGGACGGCCACGAGTACCTGGACTTCTTCGCCGGCGCCGGATCCCTGAACTACGGGCACAACAACCCCGTGCTGAAACGGGCGTTGATCGACTACCTGGAGCGGGACGGCGTCACGCACGGGCTCGACATGTCGACCACCGCCAAGCGCACCTTCCTGCAGACCTTCCAGGACCTCGTCCTGCGCCCGCGTGACCTGCCGTTCAAGGTCATGTTCCCGGGCCCGACCGGCACCAACGCCGTGGAGTCCGCGCTGAAGCTGGCGCGGAAGGTGAAGGGCCGCGAGGCCATCGTGTCGTTCACCAACGCCTTCCACGGCATGTCGCTGGGGTCGCTCGCCGTGACCGGTAACGCCTTCAAGCGGGCCGGCGCGGGGGTCCCGCTGGTGCACGGGACGCCGATGCCGTTCGACAACTACTTCGACGGCACGGTCGAGGACTTCCTGTGGTTCGAGCGGCTGCTCGAGGACCAGGGCTCCGGGCTCAACAAGCCCGCCGCCGTGATCGTCGAGACCGTGCAGGGCGAGGGCGGCATCAACGTGGCCCGCCCGCAGTGGCTGCGGGCGCTGTCCGAGCTGTGCGAGCGGCAGGACATGCTGCTCATCGTCGACGACATCCAGATGGGCTGCGGACGTACGGGGGCGTTCTTCTCCTTCGAGGAGGCGGGCATCACGCCCGACATCGTGACCGTGTCCAAGTCCATCAGCGGCTACGGGCTGCCGATGTCGCTGTGCCTGTTCAAGCCCGAGCTGGACATCTGGGAGCCGGGCGAGCACAACGGCACCTTCCGCGGCAACAACCCCGCCTTCGTCACGGCCACCGCGGCCCTGGAGGCGTACTGGGCCGACGGGTCCGCGATGGAGAAGCAGACCCGGGCCCGCGGTGAGCAGATCGAGCAGGCGCTGATCTCGATCACCGAGGAGAACCTGGCCGACGTCAAGGAGTACCGCGGTCGCGGTCTGGTGTGGGGCATGGAGTTCCACGACAAGGACCGCGCCGACCGGATCGCGAAGCGTGCCTTCGAACTCGGGCTGCTCATCGAGACGTCCGGCCCCGAGAGCGAGGTCGTCAAGCTGCTGCCCGCCCTCACCATCACCCCCGAAGAGCTCGACGAGGGCCTGCGCGTCCTCGCTCGTGCCGTACGCGAAACCGTGTGAATCACCCCGAGACAAGGAGCTGTTGAGCACCGTGATCGTCCGTTCGTTCAAGGACATCGAAGGCACCGACCGGCATATGAAATCCGCGTCCGGCACCTGGGAGAGCAAGCGCATCGTCCTCGCCAAGGAGAAGGTCGGCTTCTCCCTGCACGAGACGATCCTGTACGCGGGTACGGAGACGTCGATGTGGTACGCGAACCACATCGAGGCCGTCGTATGCGTGCAGGGCGAGGCCGAGCTGACCGACGACGAGACCGGGCGGAAGTACACGATCACGCCCGGGACCATGTACCTCCTCGACGGCCACGAGCGGCACACGATGCGGATCAAGGAGGACTTCCGCTGCATCTGTGTCTTCAACCCGCCCGTGACCGGCCGGGAGGACCATGACGAGAACGGCGTATACCCGCTGCTGACCGAGGAGGGCTGACACCTCATGACCACGATCACGGACCTGTACCCCACCCGAGGCGCCGCCGAGGTGGCCGTACCCCGCCAGGACCCGGTCGTCTGGTCGGCTCCGGGCGCGCCGGGCCCCTTCTCGGCGGCCGATCTCCAGGTGTTCGAGCGGGACGGCTTCTTCGCTCTCGAGCAGATCATCACCGAGGACGAAGTCACCGTCTACCGGCAGGAGCTGGAGCGGCTCGTCACCGACCCGGCGATCCGCGCCGACGAGCGGTCCATCGTCGAGCCCAAGTCCCAGGAGATCCGCTCGGTCTTCGAAGTGCACCGGATCAGCGAGGTGTTCGCCGCGCTGGTGCGGGACGAGCGGGTCGTCGGACGGGCCCGGCAGATCCTCGGCTCGGACGTGTACGTCCACCAGTCGCGGATCAACGTCAAGCCGGGCTTCGGGGCCAGCGGCTTCTACTGGCACTCCGACTTCGAGACCTGGCACGCCGAGGACGGTCTGCCGAACATGCGCACGGTGTCCGTCTCGATCGCGCTGACCGAGAACTACGACACCAACGGCGGCCTCATGATCATGCCGGGGTCGCACAGGACGTTCCTCGGGTGTGCGGGGGCCACACCGAAGGACAACTACAAGCAGTCCCTCCAGATGCAGGACGCGGGCACCCCGTCCGACGAGGCGCTGACCTCGCTGGCCGGCCAGTACGGCATCAAGCTGTTCACCGGCCGGGCGGGTTCGGCGACCTGGTTCGACTGCAACTGCATGCACGGGTCGGGCGACAACATCACGCCGTTCCCGCGCAGCAACGTGTTCATCGTGTTCAACAGCGTGGAGAACGCGGCGGTCGAGCCGTTCGCGGCGCCGATTCGGCGGCCGGAGTTCATCGGGGCGCGGGACTTCACGCCGGTGAAGTGACTCTCACAGCCACGACAGCGACGCGGCCCGCTCCAGTACGTTCCGTACGGCGGCCGCGTCGCCTGTTTCTCCCCTCGGCACCGTCTCCGGCGCGTACCGCCCGCCGACGAGCAGGCAGAAGTCGACGGGATCGAGAGTGAGTTCGGCCTGTACGGGCTCGGCATCGGAACCCAGTACCCACTCCTCGCCCCCGGTGACCGAGAACAGCACCGGGGGCGCGGTGGGTCCGAGGGACAGGCCGAGGACACGGACGGCGAGGCGGACCAGCTGCCCCAAGTGCTCCTGGGGCGGCGGCGGGACCGCTAGGCCGAGGGCGCGGCCGATGTCGTCGGTGTGGATCCACGTCTCGAAGGCGCGTACCAGGAAGTGATCGGCGATGGGCAGCCGCATCCCCATCAACATCATGGCGCGTGCGGCGAGTTCGGCGTCGCGGGCCTCGGGCGTGCCGAGCAGCGCGTCCGCCTGCGCGGCCCATTCGGCCACGGTCTCCTGGGGCGTACGACCGTGCTCGTGGGCGATGACATCGGCGGTACGGCGGTTCCAGGCGTCCTGCCAGGGCGTGCCCTCCTCGATCCGCGAGGGCGGCACGCACGCCTCGACGCCCAGCCGGCCTGCCAGGTGCTCGTCGGCGGCAAGGAGGTGGGCGACGGTGGCATGCGCGTCCCAGTCGTGCACGACCGGTGTGGCCCACCGGCCCTCCAGTTCGGGCAGCAGAGCCTTGAGCCCGGCGACGGTGGCGGCGTAGGGGGCGGCGTGTCCGGCGGCTCGGAAGGCGGCCGGGCGGGTACGCAGGGCGAGGGAGAGCGCACCGTCGGCCGGCCGCGCGGGAGCGTTCAGCGGCGGCCCGTCCAGGAGTCGTACCGTCCCCCGCAGCCGTGCCGCCTCCGCCGCGCAGCTCTCGCACCCCGCCAGGTGCGTCCGGACGGTCTGCTCGTCGGCCGGGTCGAGGACCCCGAAGCCCCAGGCGACGAGCAGGTCACGTACCGCCTCATGATCGTCGGTCATCGCGCGCCTCCTCCCCCGCCTGTTCGTTGTGCCTGTTCGTTGCGAGTAC
This genomic window from Streptomyces sp. DG2A-72 contains:
- a CDS encoding alanine--glyoxylate aminotransferase family protein, yielding MTHPFLDLAPLSAAHFASIENRVARLLRTRQDVVIMQGEALLPLEGAIRGTAGPGTTALNVITGPYGQTFGDWLRDCGATVIDLAVPYHMAVTPAQIRDAFAEHPEIDFVSLVHAEAATGNTNPVGEIGEVVRQHGALFYLDAVASVGAEPVLPDAWGVDLCVIGAQKAMGGPAGVSAVSVSERAWTRMAANPRAPRRSYLSLLDWKERWIDGGRRALLHAPAQLEMLALQACVERIEADGLDTVMARHAGAAAATRAGASALGGGLEPYVYEAADAAPVATTLRAPAGVVASELVSRALASDPALPLAAGGGALAKEMIRVNHYGVDATRGAVRASLVALGAALAEKGLEVDLDGARRAAEAAWV
- a CDS encoding DinB family protein, whose protein sequence is MTSNTSLTLPDGRPIPLMTGDELPMLQSWLAFHRATLQLKCAGLDDTQVRLASVEPSSLTLLGLVQHLAEIERNWFQRVFAGLDVPPVFGEESGYVLDPDRGLDEALTVWRREVARSEELIAGRSLDDTGRMVDEPVAGLEVSLRWVLIHMIEEYARHNGHADLLRERIDGVTGA
- the ectA gene encoding diaminobutyrate acetyltransferase, yielding MTAAQADLHADLHIDRPAVSDGAALWRIARDSGKLDLNSSYSYLLWCRDFAGTSAVARAADGRPVGFVTGYVRPERPRTLLVWQVAVDSEHRGQGLAARLLDGLTARVAAERPLTDVETTITPGNTASERLFTSYAERHGARVEREVLFEAGQFPDGPHDPEVLYRIGPLSL
- the ectB gene encoding diaminobutyrate--2-oxoglutarate transaminase — translated: MTITQPDLSVFETLESEVRSYCRGWPTVFDRAQGSRMYDEDGHEYLDFFAGAGSLNYGHNNPVLKRALIDYLERDGVTHGLDMSTTAKRTFLQTFQDLVLRPRDLPFKVMFPGPTGTNAVESALKLARKVKGREAIVSFTNAFHGMSLGSLAVTGNAFKRAGAGVPLVHGTPMPFDNYFDGTVEDFLWFERLLEDQGSGLNKPAAVIVETVQGEGGINVARPQWLRALSELCERQDMLLIVDDIQMGCGRTGAFFSFEEAGITPDIVTVSKSISGYGLPMSLCLFKPELDIWEPGEHNGTFRGNNPAFVTATAALEAYWADGSAMEKQTRARGEQIEQALISITEENLADVKEYRGRGLVWGMEFHDKDRADRIAKRAFELGLLIETSGPESEVVKLLPALTITPEELDEGLRVLARAVRETV
- a CDS encoding ectoine synthase, with product MIVRSFKDIEGTDRHMKSASGTWESKRIVLAKEKVGFSLHETILYAGTETSMWYANHIEAVVCVQGEAELTDDETGRKYTITPGTMYLLDGHERHTMRIKEDFRCICVFNPPVTGREDHDENGVYPLLTEEG
- the thpD gene encoding ectoine hydroxylase, whose amino-acid sequence is MTTITDLYPTRGAAEVAVPRQDPVVWSAPGAPGPFSAADLQVFERDGFFALEQIITEDEVTVYRQELERLVTDPAIRADERSIVEPKSQEIRSVFEVHRISEVFAALVRDERVVGRARQILGSDVYVHQSRINVKPGFGASGFYWHSDFETWHAEDGLPNMRTVSVSIALTENYDTNGGLMIMPGSHRTFLGCAGATPKDNYKQSLQMQDAGTPSDEALTSLAGQYGIKLFTGRAGSATWFDCNCMHGSGDNITPFPRSNVFIVFNSVENAAVEPFAAPIRRPEFIGARDFTPVK
- a CDS encoding maleylpyruvate isomerase family mycothiol-dependent enzyme, with product MTDDHEAVRDLLVAWGFGVLDPADEQTVRTHLAGCESCAAEAARLRGTVRLLDGPPLNAPARPADGALSLALRTRPAAFRAAGHAAPYAATVAGLKALLPELEGRWATPVVHDWDAHATVAHLLAADEHLAGRLGVEACVPPSRIEEGTPWQDAWNRRTADVIAHEHGRTPQETVAEWAAQADALLGTPEARDAELAARAMMLMGMRLPIADHFLVRAFETWIHTDDIGRALGLAVPPPPQEHLGQLVRLAVRVLGLSLGPTAPPVLFSVTGGEEWVLGSDAEPVQAELTLDPVDFCLLVGGRYAPETVPRGETGDAAAVRNVLERAASLSWL